The genomic window CAACCTGGAGGAGTTCACGAGCTTGACGGAGGCGAAGGTCCTCGCCAAGCCGTGGCGGGAGGACTACAACCGGCGTCGTCCTCACAGCGCCTTGGGCTACCAGACGCCGGAAGCGTTTCGAGCGCGCTCGAAGGGAAGGACCAGACTCTCACTCAAACTGGTGCATAAACTGGGGGCAGGTCAGTTGGATGTCCAAGCGTTGGAGGCGCGACTGAGTGAGTGGGCGGAAGCGGTGTTGGCGTCGGTTCCTGCGATGGGGGCGACCGAGGAGGTGTTCTCGGTCGATGGGAAAGCGCTTCGTGGGAGTCGCAAGCAAGCCGTTCCCGGTTCCTATCTCCTCACCGTCCTTGGATGTCCATAGGCACACGGCTGGGTCTGGTGGTTTACCAACGCGCGGTGCCAGAGGGAGGCGACGACCGGACCAACGAGTTCCCTGCTCTGACGTCTCTGCTGCGAGGTCTGTTGGCTGAGGGCAGGCTGGAAGGCCGTATCTGGACCATGGACGCGATGCACACGCAACAGACACACGCGACGCTCATCGTTGAGGGAGGAGGCGACTACATCATGGTTGCCAAGGGCAACCAGAAGACGCTGCACGAGGACATCCGGTCCCTCTTCGACTCTCCCTGGTCCGGCCCTTTCATCCATGGAACATCCATGGAACTGCCGAGACGGTCGATCGATGCCATGGTCGCATCGAGCGCCGACGCATCGTCACCAGCACCGCGCTCAATGCCTATCTCCAGTGCCCATGGTGGGACAGGTCTTCCGCATCACCCGAGACACTCGGCAGACCAAGACCCATGCCAAGGGACG from Candidatus Poribacteria bacterium includes these protein-coding regions:
- a CDS encoding transposase → NLEEFTSLTEAKVLAKPWREDYNRRRPHSALGYQTPEAFRARSKGRTRLSLKLVHKLGAGQLDVQALEARLSEWAEAVLASVPAMGATEEVFSVDGKALRGSRKQAVPGSYLLTVLGCP